A part of Phaenicophaeus curvirostris isolate KB17595 chromosome 29, BPBGC_Pcur_1.0, whole genome shotgun sequence genomic DNA contains:
- the LOC138732078 gene encoding feather keratin 2-like: MSCYERCPPTSCGPTPLANSCNEPCVRQCQDSTVVIQPSPVVVTLPGPILSSFPQNTTVGSSASAAIGNVLSAGGVPICTGSSLGLGSFGYPGLGSGYSRPYRRYSSYRSGF; the protein is encoded by the coding sequence ATGTCCTGCTACGAGCGGTGTCCACCCACCTCCTGTGGTCCAACCCCACTtgccaacagctgcaacgagccctgtgtccggcagtgccaggactcaaCAGTGGTGATCCAGCCTTCTCctgtggtggtgaccctgcccggacccatcctcagctccttcccccagAACACCACCGTGGGATCCTCAGCATCCGCAGCCATCGGGAACGTTCTCAGTGCTGGAGGGGTCCCCATCTGCACTGGCAGCTCCCTGGGCTTGGGGAGCTTTGGCTACCCAGGCTTGGGCAGTGGCTACAGCCGGCCCTACCGTCGCTACAGCTCCTACCGCAGCGGCTTCTAG